A window from Culex pipiens pallens isolate TS chromosome 3, TS_CPP_V2, whole genome shotgun sequence encodes these proteins:
- the LOC120414620 gene encoding beta-galactoside alpha-2,6-sialyltransferase 2: MLRNNFDATLWLLLVAYFCVTLDSSILRDVSANRNRRSVLFVKLNASERQLKAGAEKPSIRTKEEDAPRTRPYFSTSKKSYVALDTARFLCDDPESANCANKTSIYKSKVVYELRRVLKESYEENDFYRVQYRDEDRIADETELCRLTRADVRTITWRDSPFDWNEIGRYIPPGPLFRERNATCAIVSSAGSLKGSSLGSFIDGHDIVMRFNHAPTVGYEHDVGSKTSVRVVNSQVVVKPEFELLTASLFRNVSIAAWDPGKFNQSLKEWIETPDFNLFENFKQYHQKYPGANFHLVDPRSIWRAWSALQDKTKVKIIRNPPTSGFIGLGLLLPVCRYVHMIEYIPSSRMNGLCHYYDDEINSACTFGSWHPLAAEKLYVLRMNTATDFTTFQHGIVRIGLDGPTPSAEGDCQPP; encoded by the exons ATGCTGCGCAACAACTTCGACGCAACATTATGGCTGTTACTGGTTGCATACTTCTGCGTCACACTTGACTCATCCATCCTACGAGATGTCTCAG CAAACCGCAACCGTCGCAGCGTCTTGTTCGTCAAACTGAACGCCAGCGAGCGACAGCTGAAGGCCGGTGCCGAAAAGCCCTCGATCCGAACCAAGGAAGAGGACGCCCCACGGACGCGACCTTACTTCAGCACATCCAAAAAGTCCTACGTGGCGCTGGACACGGCCCGATTCCTTTGCGACGACCCAGAATCGGCCAACTGCGCCAACAAGACATCGATCTACAAGTCCAAGGTGGTGTACGAGCTGAGGCGAGTCCTCAAGGAGTCGTACGAAGAAAATGATTTCTACCGGGTTCAGTACAGGGACGAAGATCGGATCGCCGACGAAACGGAACTTTGTCGGCTGACGCGGGCCGACGTTAGGACAATCACATGGCGGGATTCACCCTTCGATTGGAACGAAATTGGTCGCTACATCCCGCCGGGGCCGCTTTTTCGGGAGCGGAACGCAACGTGCGCGATAGTGTCCAGTGCGGGTTCGCTGAAGGGGTCCAGCCTAGGCAGCTTTATCGATGGGCATGACATCGTGATGAGGTTCAACCACGCTCCGACCGTGGGCTACGAGCACGACGTCGGGAGTAAGACCTCCGTTAGGGTTGTGAACTCGCAGGTCGTGGTGAAGCCGGAGTTTGAACTGCTCACTGCCAGTCTGTTCCGGAACGTGTCGATTGCGGCGTGGGATCCGGGGAAGTTTAATCAGTCGTTGAAGGAGTG GATTGAAACTCCGGACTTCAACTTGTTTGAAAACTTCAAACAGTATCACCAGAAATATCCTGGGGCCAACTTCCACCTGGTTGATCCACGCAGCATCTGGCGAGCTTGGAGTGCTCTTCAGGACAAGACCAAGGTTAAAATCATCCGTAACCCTCCTACCTCTGGCTTCATCG GCTTGGGACTGCTGCTTCCCGTGTGCCGTTACGTACACATGATCGAGTACATCCCGAGCAGCAGGATGAACGGCCTCTGCCACTATTACGACGACGAGATCAACTCGGCCTGCACGTTCGGGTCGTGGCACCCGTTGGCCGCGGAGAAGCTGTACGTTCTGCGCATGAACACGGCCACCGATTTTACGACCTTCCAGCACGGGATTGTGCGAATCGGTCTGGACGGGCCCACCCCAAGTGCTGAAGGTGATTGCCAGCCGCCGTAA